A DNA window from Pseudodesulfovibrio thermohalotolerans contains the following coding sequences:
- a CDS encoding histidine phosphatase family protein has translation MIVLLRHCRPAGGDGLCVGRTPLQLSADGELQARALAEELGAVPFARLCSSPAIRARHTLGPLAERLGMPVEILPELDEIDMGAWDGLAFADIRERFPEEYAARGRRFGCFRAPGGENFEDVADRVMVALEQLAEGKLPVLVATHAGVIRTALCRVTGHPLDDLFRFKPGYARCTVLRREGNGLALEADDLDAGSIRALF, from the coding sequence GGCCGGCGGGCGGCGATGGGCTGTGTGTCGGCAGGACGCCCCTGCAACTCTCTGCGGATGGCGAGCTTCAGGCCCGTGCGCTTGCCGAAGAGCTGGGGGCGGTTCCGTTCGCGCGGCTGTGCTCAAGCCCCGCCATCCGGGCGCGGCACACTCTCGGGCCGCTGGCGGAGCGGCTTGGAATGCCCGTGGAAATATTGCCAGAGCTGGACGAAATCGACATGGGCGCGTGGGACGGTTTGGCCTTTGCCGATATTCGTGAACGGTTCCCGGAGGAATACGCGGCGCGGGGCCGTCGATTTGGCTGTTTTCGCGCCCCTGGCGGGGAGAACTTCGAGGATGTGGCCGACCGGGTCATGGTTGCCTTGGAGCAGCTGGCCGAAGGAAAGCTTCCCGTGCTGGTGGCGACCCATGCGGGCGTGATCCGGACGGCGCTTTGCCGGGTGACAGGCCATCCTCTGGACGACTTGTTCCGGTTCAAACCGGGATACGCCCGATGTACGGTCTTGCGCCGGGAAGGGAACGGCCTCGCACTTGAGGCGGACGACCTGGATGCCGGGTCGATACGCGCCCTTTTTTGA
- a CDS encoding DEAD/DEAH box helicase: MSSGEEQIVKSILQDFIGDSVPDYILESAHGIVADNGVAKLDLKKREQYWDIDGQVHGDDFQNYTSEIGLNLSDRTINYYCNCPDSFSGVCRHVAATAVKLLKSLDTESGGGMPTPRTDWRQTFRPFFATELEPEAGRHYLIYRIYPELGRLQVAFFRARQNKSGISQVQNEVTLSQIVENSDWCDTSPALPGVAEQIGHYLDYWGHKVEIPAGLHSWFFRAIKNEYYLYLRESDQPVTIESKTMQLKLSPTLSEDGLNFEILLAREDKMPFPITDEEEIYFYGRLPLWVYYKNSFYPVQTGLEPKLVQAMVEQKPIVPHADVSEFLDRVWTQIPVSDLYGQEDFLERVGPIFQDADYDPKLYLDEEGSLLVLKIQNIYSNEHGEFIMPGPNPDLQTGSYHEGGKSYLIRRAQDEEARLLSELQDMNFQPRNNHIWFMEQEEAINFLLDHYPQLVEAYRVYGEQNLTRYKVRTTQPQVVAEVESDEEDKWFNLELAVQYDEQRVPIEVIWEAWTKGKRYVQLKDGSYTSLPESWLKRLGHKLKALGFDPEKAPKQQFNQFEAPVLEKILEDLPQAQTDEFFVKLREKINNFEQIKIIAQPKELQATLRPYQVQGLSYLNFLREYGFGGILADEMGLGKTIQTLSYIQSLVDNGVDGPNLIIVPTSVLPNWEREAQKFVPGLKRLTIYGAKREGLFQHIKDSHLVITTYALLRRDLDELLKYEYASVILDEAQNIKNPNTITARSVRKLDAGLRVCLSGTPIENNLFELWSLFEFLMPGFLGSQHSFQRGIVKPIKDGDEETLDYLRTRVKPFILRRTKAEVAKDLPPKIETTHYCELVEEQRELYNALAKKLKDQVLKDVDEKGMAKSQMSILDALLKLRQICCHPRLLKLNLPGVSTNLPSGKFDAFKDLVVDIIEGGHKVLVFSQFVQMLHVIRNWLQIREIPFAYLDGSSKDRFEQVDRFNEDPDIPIFLISLKAGGTGLNLTSADYVIHYDPWWNPAVENQATDRTHRIGQKRQVFAYKMICQNTVEERILKLQEQKKDVAEAIIPGQSALKSLTRDDLEMLFEI, encoded by the coding sequence ATGAGCAGCGGTGAAGAACAGATAGTCAAATCCATATTGCAGGATTTCATTGGCGATAGCGTCCCCGATTACATTTTGGAGAGCGCCCATGGAATCGTTGCCGACAACGGCGTCGCCAAACTGGACCTCAAAAAGCGGGAACAGTACTGGGACATCGATGGTCAGGTACACGGAGACGATTTTCAGAATTACACTTCTGAAATCGGCCTGAACCTGTCCGACAGGACCATCAACTACTATTGCAACTGCCCGGACTCCTTTTCCGGGGTCTGTCGTCACGTGGCAGCCACGGCGGTCAAGTTGCTCAAGTCCCTCGACACCGAATCCGGCGGCGGGATGCCCACCCCGCGCACGGACTGGCGACAGACCTTCCGTCCTTTTTTCGCCACCGAACTCGAACCCGAGGCCGGTCGCCATTACCTCATATACCGCATCTATCCGGAACTCGGCCGCCTACAGGTTGCTTTTTTCCGCGCCCGCCAAAACAAATCGGGCATATCCCAGGTGCAGAACGAGGTCACTCTGTCCCAGATTGTCGAGAACTCCGACTGGTGCGACACTTCGCCCGCCCTCCCCGGCGTGGCCGAACAGATCGGCCACTACCTCGATTACTGGGGCCACAAGGTGGAAATCCCGGCGGGCCTGCACTCCTGGTTCTTCAGAGCGATCAAGAACGAATATTACCTCTATCTGCGCGAATCCGATCAGCCGGTCACCATCGAGTCCAAGACCATGCAGCTCAAGCTCTCCCCCACCCTGAGCGAGGATGGCCTGAACTTCGAAATTCTGCTCGCCCGCGAGGACAAAATGCCCTTCCCCATCACCGATGAGGAAGAAATATATTTCTACGGCCGCCTGCCGCTCTGGGTCTATTACAAGAACTCCTTCTACCCGGTGCAGACCGGCCTGGAGCCCAAGCTGGTCCAGGCCATGGTGGAGCAGAAGCCTATCGTCCCCCACGCCGACGTATCCGAATTTCTCGACCGCGTCTGGACCCAGATTCCGGTCAGCGACCTCTACGGCCAGGAGGACTTCCTCGAACGTGTCGGCCCCATCTTCCAGGACGCCGACTACGATCCCAAGCTTTACCTCGACGAGGAAGGCTCCCTGCTCGTGCTCAAGATTCAGAACATCTACTCCAACGAGCACGGCGAATTCATCATGCCCGGCCCCAACCCCGACCTGCAGACCGGCTCCTACCACGAGGGCGGCAAGTCCTACCTCATCCGGCGCGCCCAGGACGAGGAGGCCCGCCTGCTGAGCGAATTGCAGGACATGAATTTCCAGCCCAGGAACAACCACATCTGGTTCATGGAACAGGAGGAAGCCATCAACTTCCTGCTCGACCACTATCCCCAGCTCGTGGAGGCGTACCGGGTTTACGGCGAGCAGAACCTGACCCGCTACAAGGTCCGCACCACGCAACCCCAGGTCGTGGCTGAAGTGGAGAGTGACGAGGAAGACAAGTGGTTCAACCTCGAACTGGCCGTGCAGTACGATGAGCAGCGCGTCCCCATCGAGGTCATCTGGGAGGCATGGACCAAGGGCAAGCGGTACGTCCAGCTCAAGGACGGCTCCTACACCAGTCTGCCCGAGTCCTGGCTGAAGAGACTCGGCCACAAGCTCAAGGCACTGGGCTTCGATCCCGAGAAGGCACCCAAGCAGCAGTTCAACCAGTTCGAGGCCCCGGTGCTCGAAAAGATTCTGGAAGACCTGCCCCAGGCCCAGACCGACGAATTTTTCGTGAAGTTGCGCGAAAAGATCAACAACTTCGAACAGATCAAGATCATCGCGCAGCCCAAGGAATTGCAGGCAACCCTGCGCCCCTATCAGGTTCAGGGGCTCAGCTACCTGAACTTCCTGCGCGAATACGGCTTCGGCGGCATCCTCGCGGACGAAATGGGACTCGGCAAGACCATCCAGACCCTGTCCTACATCCAGTCCCTGGTGGACAACGGCGTGGACGGCCCGAACCTCATCATCGTGCCCACATCTGTCCTGCCCAACTGGGAACGCGAGGCGCAGAAATTCGTGCCCGGCCTGAAACGGCTGACCATTTACGGTGCCAAGCGCGAAGGCCTGTTCCAGCACATCAAGGACTCACACCTGGTCATCACCACGTACGCCCTGCTCCGGCGCGACCTGGACGAGCTGCTGAAATACGAATACGCCAGCGTCATTCTCGACGAAGCCCAGAACATCAAGAACCCGAACACCATCACCGCCCGTTCCGTGCGCAAACTCGACGCGGGCCTGCGCGTCTGCCTGTCGGGCACGCCCATCGAAAACAACCTGTTCGAGCTCTGGTCATTGTTCGAATTTCTCATGCCCGGCTTCCTCGGTTCACAGCATTCCTTCCAGCGCGGCATCGTCAAGCCCATCAAGGACGGCGACGAAGAGACGCTGGATTACCTGCGCACCCGGGTCAAGCCGTTCATCCTCCGCCGCACCAAGGCCGAGGTGGCCAAAGACCTGCCGCCCAAGATCGAGACCACCCACTACTGCGAATTGGTGGAGGAACAGCGCGAGCTCTACAACGCCCTGGCCAAGAAGCTCAAGGACCAGGTCCTCAAGGACGTGGACGAAAAGGGCATGGCCAAGAGCCAAATGTCCATTCTGGACGCCCTGCTCAAACTCCGCCAGATCTGCTGCCACCCGCGCCTGCTCAAGCTCAACTTGCCCGGCGTGTCCACCAACCTGCCTTCGGGCAAGTTCGACGCCTTCAAGGATCTGGTGGTGGACATCATCGAAGGCGGCCACAAGGTGCTGGTCTTCTCCCAGTTCGTGCAGATGCTCCATGTCATCCGCAACTGGCTGCAAATTCGGGAAATTCCCTTCGCCTATCTGGACGGTTCCTCCAAGGACCGCTTTGAACAGGTGGACCGCTTCAACGAGGACCCGGACATTCCCATCTTCCTCATATCGCTGAAGGCGGGCGGCACCGGCCTGAACCTGACCTCCGCGGACTACGTCATCCACTACGACCCGTGGTGGAACCCGGCCGTGGAAAACCAGGCGACGGACCGCACGCACCGCATCGGCCAGAAGCGCCAGGTCTTCGCCTACAAGATGATCTGCCAGAATACCGTGGAAGAGCGCATCCTCAAATTACAGGAGCAGAAGAAGGACGTCGCCGAAGCCATCATTCCCGGCCAGTCGGCCCTGAAGAGCCTGACCCGCGACGATCTTGAGATGCTTTTTGAAATTTAA
- a CDS encoding peptide-binding protein, protein MRLAKLIAAFLCLLFAAGCSDGGPATPVAPVNPAEIPSVPESGGTLVEPMLGEPSNLISILATDSASHTLAGQIYVSLLKYDKDINLVPYAAESYEVLDGGKRLRFKLREDIHWTDGVQLTADDVEFTYRLTIDPKTPTAYAGNFKLVKEFRKTGKFSFEVTYEQPFAKALVSWATNILPKHVLEGENLLDTKYSRQPVGAGPYMLKEWTAGSQIVLEANPTFFEGKPYIDRLVYRVIPDMGTQFLELKAGNLDTMGLDSLQYLYQTSGPGWDGSFRKFSFLSFGYTFLGFNFKHPFFQDVRVRRAIDYAIDRRELIKGVLYGLGEAANGPYKPGTWQYNENVRPRPFDPDKARELLAEAGWTDSDGDGWLDKDGKRFAFSIITNQGNSLRIKTGVILQQRLKDVGIQVSLRTVEWAAFIKEFVDKGRFDAILLGWNILQDPDIYNVWHSSMAVDGGLNFTRYINPELDGLLERGRHLVRQEERKPLYDRVQEILHDDVPYCFLYVPMSLPIVQARIQNIKAAPAGIAYNSEKWWIPRSLQHQP, encoded by the coding sequence ATGAGACTCGCGAAACTGATTGCCGCCTTTCTTTGTCTGTTATTCGCCGCCGGGTGCTCCGACGGCGGCCCTGCCACGCCCGTTGCTCCGGTCAATCCCGCGGAGATTCCGTCCGTGCCCGAGAGCGGCGGCACGCTGGTCGAACCCATGCTTGGCGAGCCGAGCAACTTGATTTCCATTCTGGCCACGGACTCGGCTTCCCACACCCTCGCCGGGCAGATTTACGTCAGCCTGCTCAAGTACGACAAGGATATCAATCTGGTGCCCTATGCGGCCGAGTCCTATGAGGTCCTTGACGGCGGCAAGCGGCTCAGATTCAAGCTGCGCGAGGACATCCACTGGACCGACGGTGTCCAACTCACTGCCGACGACGTGGAGTTCACCTACCGCCTGACCATCGACCCCAAGACGCCCACGGCCTATGCGGGCAATTTCAAGCTGGTCAAGGAATTCCGCAAGACCGGAAAGTTTTCCTTCGAGGTGACCTACGAGCAGCCTTTTGCCAAGGCGCTGGTTTCCTGGGCCACGAATATTCTGCCCAAGCATGTCCTCGAAGGGGAGAACTTGCTGGATACGAAATACAGCCGCCAGCCCGTCGGGGCGGGGCCGTATATGCTCAAGGAGTGGACCGCCGGCAGCCAGATCGTGCTTGAGGCCAATCCGACTTTCTTCGAGGGCAAGCCGTACATCGATCGCCTCGTCTATCGCGTGATCCCGGACATGGGCACCCAATTCCTGGAACTCAAGGCGGGGAACCTCGACACGATGGGGCTCGATTCCCTCCAATACCTTTATCAGACATCAGGGCCGGGCTGGGACGGCAGCTTCCGCAAGTTCAGCTTCCTGTCGTTCGGCTACACGTTCCTTGGCTTCAACTTCAAGCATCCGTTTTTTCAGGATGTGCGCGTGAGGCGGGCTATCGATTACGCCATCGACCGGCGGGAACTCATCAAGGGGGTGCTTTACGGCTTGGGTGAGGCGGCCAACGGGCCGTACAAACCCGGCACCTGGCAATACAACGAGAACGTCCGGCCGCGTCCCTTCGACCCGGATAAGGCAAGGGAGCTTCTGGCCGAGGCGGGCTGGACGGATTCCGACGGTGACGGCTGGCTGGACAAGGACGGCAAGCGGTTCGCCTTTTCCATCATCACGAACCAGGGCAACTCCCTGCGGATCAAGACCGGGGTTATTCTTCAGCAGCGGCTCAAGGACGTCGGCATTCAGGTTTCCCTGCGCACCGTGGAGTGGGCGGCGTTCATCAAGGAGTTCGTTGACAAGGGTCGTTTCGACGCTATTCTTTTGGGATGGAATATTCTACAGGACCCCGACATCTATAACGTGTGGCATTCCTCAATGGCCGTGGACGGGGGGCTCAATTTCACGCGCTATATCAATCCGGAGCTGGACGGGCTTCTTGAGCGCGGTCGGCATTTGGTCCGGCAGGAGGAGCGCAAGCCCCTTTACGACCGGGTGCAGGAAATCCTGCATGACGACGTTCCCTATTGTTTTCTCTACGTTCCCATGTCCCTGCCCATAGTTCAGGCCAGGATACAAAATATTAAGGCGGCCCCGGCCGGGATAGCCTATAATTCCGAAAAGTGGTGGATACCACGCAGTCTGCAACACCAGCCGTAA
- a CDS encoding RelA/SpoT family protein produces MIRINEITDKVASYIKDPDLDLIQRAYVFSAQAHDGVVRRSGEPYISHPMNVAYLLADMQLDEASVAAGLLHDTVEDTDTTVDEIEDLFGSDVADIVDGVTKISRMEFESKAVQQAENIRKLILAMAEDIRVLMVKLADRLHNMRTLEFMKPVKQRLIAQETQDIYAPLANRLGLHRVKTELEDLCLRYLRPDVYAQLSDAVHEHRAAGEPYIDKVIDLINDMLKKNKIQGRVFGRTKHLHSIQVKMEQQGLTFDEIYDLIAFRVIVTSLKDCYAVLGLIHAAWRPVPGRFKDYISIPKANMYQSLHSTVMGPDGERIEIQIRTEEMHKIAEYGVAAHWQYKEVGKGTKKGKTTGRRDAERYTWLKQIMDWQRELSDPREFMSSLRLEMFQDEVYVFTPNGDIKELPDGATPVDFAYFIHSEVGDKCAGAKVNGRIVPLQYRLQNGDSVEIITDKNRVPSRDWLKFVKTAKARTRIKHYIRTVEKERAINLAKEMLEKEGRRVGINIQKAIKDGELIKLAGEFNCGSLDELLTQVGFSRFTPRKVIKRLYAVMHGETLDERKLKEKVVSEPAEEPIVASGVEIGKKPKADGLQISGVDNVLVRFASCCNPLPGEPIIGYITRGRGVTVHRIDCPNVVNFEDERLLQVSWEGVEEKPYPAKVKIKCLNKPGMLGRICTMLADMDVNIDSGNFESKVDGTSMLNFTVEVKGLDQLYAALAEVKKLKAVKEAIRVS; encoded by the coding sequence ATGATTCGCATTAACGAAATCACCGATAAGGTGGCCTCATATATCAAGGACCCCGACCTGGATCTTATTCAGCGGGCCTACGTCTTTTCCGCACAGGCGCATGACGGCGTGGTGCGGCGATCGGGCGAACCGTACATTTCCCACCCCATGAACGTGGCCTATCTCTTGGCCGACATGCAGCTCGACGAGGCCTCCGTGGCCGCCGGTCTCCTGCATGACACCGTGGAGGACACCGACACGACCGTTGACGAGATCGAGGATCTCTTCGGCTCGGACGTGGCCGACATCGTGGACGGCGTGACCAAGATCAGCCGAATGGAATTCGAGTCCAAGGCCGTGCAGCAGGCCGAGAACATCCGCAAGCTTATCCTGGCCATGGCCGAGGATATCCGCGTGCTCATGGTCAAGCTGGCCGACCGGCTGCACAACATGCGCACGCTGGAGTTCATGAAGCCGGTCAAGCAGCGGCTCATCGCCCAGGAGACCCAGGACATCTATGCGCCGCTAGCCAACCGGCTGGGCCTGCACCGGGTCAAGACCGAGCTTGAGGACCTTTGCCTTCGCTACCTTCGGCCCGACGTCTATGCCCAGCTTTCCGACGCCGTGCACGAGCACCGCGCCGCGGGCGAGCCGTATATCGACAAGGTCATCGACCTTATCAACGATATGCTTAAGAAGAACAAGATCCAAGGCAGGGTCTTCGGCCGGACCAAGCACCTGCATTCCATCCAGGTCAAGATGGAGCAGCAGGGCCTGACCTTCGACGAGATTTACGACCTTATCGCCTTTCGGGTCATCGTCACCTCCCTCAAGGATTGCTATGCCGTGCTGGGCTTGATCCACGCGGCCTGGCGGCCCGTGCCGGGACGGTTCAAGGATTACATTTCCATCCCGAAGGCGAACATGTACCAGTCTCTGCACTCCACAGTCATGGGGCCGGACGGCGAGCGTATCGAGATTCAGATTCGCACCGAGGAGATGCACAAGATCGCCGAATACGGCGTGGCCGCCCACTGGCAGTACAAGGAAGTGGGCAAGGGCACGAAGAAGGGCAAGACCACCGGCCGACGCGATGCCGAGCGGTACACCTGGCTCAAGCAAATCATGGACTGGCAGCGCGAGCTTTCCGATCCTCGTGAATTCATGTCCTCGCTGCGGCTGGAGATGTTCCAGGACGAGGTCTACGTGTTCACGCCCAACGGCGACATCAAGGAGCTGCCCGATGGGGCCACGCCCGTGGACTTCGCCTATTTCATTCATTCCGAAGTGGGCGACAAGTGCGCCGGGGCCAAGGTCAACGGCCGCATCGTGCCCTTGCAATACCGTTTGCAGAACGGCGATTCGGTGGAGATCATCACCGACAAGAACCGGGTGCCCAGCCGCGACTGGCTGAAATTCGTCAAGACCGCCAAGGCGCGGACCCGGATCAAGCATTACATCCGCACCGTCGAGAAGGAGCGGGCCATCAACCTGGCCAAGGAGATGCTTGAGAAGGAAGGCCGCCGGGTCGGCATCAACATCCAGAAGGCCATCAAGGACGGCGAACTCATCAAGCTGGCCGGAGAGTTCAATTGCGGCAGCTTGGACGAACTTCTGACCCAGGTGGGCTTTTCACGGTTTACTCCGCGCAAGGTCATCAAGCGTCTTTACGCGGTCATGCACGGCGAGACCCTGGACGAGCGCAAGCTTAAGGAAAAGGTCGTTTCGGAACCCGCGGAAGAGCCGATCGTCGCTTCGGGCGTGGAGATCGGCAAGAAGCCCAAGGCCGACGGATTGCAGATTTCCGGCGTGGACAATGTCCTCGTGCGTTTCGCAAGTTGTTGCAACCCCCTGCCCGGCGAGCCCATCATCGGCTACATCACCAGGGGCCGGGGCGTGACCGTGCACCGCATCGACTGCCCGAACGTCGTCAATTTCGAGGACGAACGCCTTCTTCAGGTCAGTTGGGAGGGCGTGGAGGAAAAGCCGTATCCGGCCAAGGTCAAGATCAAGTGCCTGAACAAGCCCGGTATGCTCGGCCGTATCTGCACCATGCTTGCGGACATGGACGTCAACATCGACTCCGGCAATTTCGAATCCAAGGTGGACGGCACTTCGATGCTCAACTTCACCGTTGAAGTTAAGGGGTTGGATCAACTTTATGCGGCCCTGGCCGAGGTCAAGAAGCTCAAGGCCGTCAAGGAAGCCATCCGCGTTTCCTGA
- a CDS encoding cytochrome c3 family protein, producing the protein MRRIVITLLALFTFGLAASAWAAPPAPGDLKLSPPEGMEATKSLVDFPHGRHVKANLECATCHHTWDGKAEIKGCSAPGCHDQPGKKGTTAFYAAFHAKNTDKSCLGCHKIVKKRDGKPVPISCKQCHTD; encoded by the coding sequence ATGCGACGCATCGTCATCACCCTACTGGCCCTTTTCACTTTCGGCCTGGCCGCTTCGGCTTGGGCCGCTCCACCGGCTCCCGGCGATCTCAAGCTCAGCCCGCCCGAAGGGATGGAAGCCACCAAGAGCCTGGTGGACTTTCCCCACGGACGCCATGTGAAGGCGAACCTGGAATGCGCTACCTGTCATCACACGTGGGACGGCAAGGCCGAGATAAAGGGATGCAGCGCGCCGGGTTGTCACGACCAGCCAGGCAAGAAGGGAACGACCGCCTTCTACGCGGCCTTCCACGCCAAAAACACTGACAAGAGCTGTCTCGGCTGCCACAAGATCGTTAAGAAGCGCGACGGAAAGCCGGTGCCCATCTCCTGCAAGCAGTGCCACACCGACTAA
- a CDS encoding amino acid ABC transporter permease, translating into MFKRYFEKIWVQNLALLALTGLVVYYFAFIFEFKYDFDWAVFVVEGQYGHMGHLMLNGINTTLTITLYSAAIALAMGTIFGLARLSSFKPVYWFATCYVELFRNTPLLIQLFFWNFALPYAFPEEIRFKLFDMNFEFWCATVGCGIFTGAFMAEIIRAGIQSIPKGLLEAAYSSGLTFPQTLRKVILPLAFREIIPPLGSEFLNNMKNTSLAMTIGVSELCWSMTEVYSLTYRTFEAFSVATLVYLALSLSIAGILYIVNERLKIMPRDRITPLRRVADILFWPLDFLGRKLEYVFWYFRKSPDQRTVSPFKQFLNRLGKDLTKALKFLFVAAIAYILYMVVMALFHFNWEIIGANFKTLLIWRFPEGDETEFCFGLGGLASSLLMAAISIAGSFLIGLAVGMGRTSKNRVFRIPCLLYIELIRGVPLILVILWFYQAILEFVFKVDVQAFWAATIAMTFFFGAYIAETVRGGIENIPAGQVEAAKASGLTYLQTMRKIILPQALKQMLPALVGMFIAAFKDTSLAYIIGVMELTRAAYAINNRIMIYPFEIYTTVAVLYFVFSYFMSLYAKRLERKLSPETIRIEM; encoded by the coding sequence ATGTTTAAACGGTATTTCGAAAAAATCTGGGTCCAGAACCTGGCCCTCCTGGCCCTGACCGGCCTGGTGGTCTACTATTTCGCCTTCATCTTCGAATTCAAATATGATTTCGACTGGGCCGTGTTCGTTGTCGAGGGCCAGTACGGCCACATGGGCCACCTCATGCTCAACGGCATCAACACCACCCTGACCATCACGCTTTACTCGGCAGCCATAGCCCTGGCCATGGGCACCATCTTCGGCCTGGCGCGCCTGTCCTCCTTCAAGCCGGTCTACTGGTTCGCCACCTGCTATGTTGAGCTTTTCCGCAACACCCCGCTGCTCATCCAGCTCTTTTTCTGGAACTTCGCCTTGCCCTACGCCTTTCCCGAAGAAATCCGCTTCAAGCTGTTCGACATGAACTTCGAGTTCTGGTGCGCCACGGTGGGTTGCGGCATCTTCACAGGCGCGTTCATGGCGGAGATCATCCGTGCGGGTATCCAGTCCATCCCCAAGGGACTGCTTGAAGCCGCCTACTCGTCGGGCCTGACCTTCCCTCAAACCTTGCGCAAGGTCATCCTGCCGCTCGCCTTCCGCGAGATCATCCCGCCCCTGGGCAGCGAATTCCTCAACAACATGAAGAACACCTCGCTGGCCATGACCATCGGCGTGTCCGAGCTGTGTTGGTCCATGACCGAGGTGTACTCCCTGACCTACCGGACCTTCGAGGCCTTTTCCGTGGCCACACTGGTCTACCTAGCCCTGTCCCTGTCCATCGCGGGTATCCTCTACATCGTCAACGAACGGCTGAAGATCATGCCCCGCGACAGGATCACCCCCCTGCGCAGAGTGGCCGACATCCTTTTCTGGCCCCTGGATTTCCTTGGCCGAAAGCTCGAATACGTTTTCTGGTATTTCCGCAAGAGCCCGGACCAGCGCACCGTGTCCCCGTTCAAGCAGTTCCTGAACAGGCTGGGCAAGGATTTGACGAAGGCCCTCAAATTCCTCTTCGTGGCCGCCATCGCCTACATCCTTTACATGGTCGTCATGGCCCTGTTCCATTTCAACTGGGAGATCATCGGGGCCAACTTCAAGACCCTGCTCATCTGGCGCTTCCCCGAGGGCGACGAGACCGAGTTCTGCTTCGGCTTGGGCGGACTGGCCAGTTCCCTGCTCATGGCCGCCATATCCATTGCGGGCAGCTTCCTCATAGGGCTCGCGGTCGGCATGGGACGCACCTCCAAAAACCGCGTATTCCGCATCCCCTGCCTGCTCTACATCGAACTCATCCGGGGCGTGCCGCTCATCCTGGTCATCCTCTGGTTCTACCAGGCGATCCTCGAATTCGTCTTCAAAGTGGATGTCCAGGCCTTCTGGGCGGCCACCATCGCCATGACCTTCTTCTTCGGGGCGTACATCGCCGAAACCGTACGCGGCGGTATCGAAAACATTCCCGCTGGACAAGTCGAGGCGGCCAAGGCTTCCGGCCTGACCTATTTACAGACCATGCGCAAGATCATCCTGCCCCAGGCGCTCAAGCAGATGCTTCCCGCCCTGGTCGGCATGTTCATCGCCGCCTTCAAGGACACCTCCCTGGCATACATCATCGGCGTGATGGAGCTGACCCGCGCGGCCTACGCCATCAACAACCGAATCATGATCTATCCCTTCGAAATCTACACCACGGTGGCCGTGCTCTACTTCGTCTTCAGCTACTTCATGAGCCTCTACGCCAAACGGCTGGAGCGCAAGCTGAGCCCCGAAACCATCCGTATCGAAATGTAG
- a CDS encoding ABC transporter substrate-binding protein, whose amino-acid sequence MRVLKITAMAALLVMAASVAFAGPTYDRVMSTKVIKAGLSNQGIPFGFINDKNEWVGFDVDMATEIAKRLGCKLEKVVVNNNTRISFVQTNPPKVDMVLSNMTHKRVRDEKIDFSITYFFDGQKFLAKKGAVKDAKDLANLKVGSMQGTTSIVNATAYLKELGNANPQVTGYDGEVAMFEALRSGRVQAITTDSTILLGYAAKVPGQFELVGDFISDEPYGIGLPQDDSAWRDTINFTIQDIWKDGTYLKIYDKWFGANSQYPFPLTSKIEMWP is encoded by the coding sequence ATGAGAGTTCTCAAAATCACTGCCATGGCCGCCCTGCTGGTTATGGCTGCTTCCGTTGCTTTCGCCGGGCCCACCTATGACCGCGTCATGTCCACCAAGGTCATCAAGGCCGGTCTGTCCAACCAGGGCATCCCCTTCGGCTTCATCAATGACAAGAACGAGTGGGTAGGCTTCGACGTCGACATGGCCACTGAAATCGCCAAACGCCTCGGCTGCAAGCTCGAAAAGGTCGTTGTCAACAACAACACCCGCATCTCCTTCGTCCAGACCAACCCGCCCAAGGTCGACATGGTCCTGTCCAACATGACCCACAAGCGCGTTCGCGATGAGAAGATCGACTTCTCCATCACCTACTTTTTCGACGGACAGAAGTTCCTGGCCAAGAAGGGTGCCGTCAAGGACGCCAAGGACCTGGCCAACTTGAAGGTCGGCTCCATGCAGGGCACCACTTCCATCGTCAACGCCACCGCCTATCTGAAGGAACTGGGCAACGCCAATCCGCAGGTCACTGGTTATGACGGCGAGGTCGCCATGTTCGAAGCCCTGCGCTCCGGCCGCGTCCAGGCCATCACCACCGACTCCACCATCCTGCTCGGCTACGCCGCCAAGGTTCCCGGCCAGTTCGAGCTGGTCGGCGACTTCATCTCGGACGAGCCCTACGGCATCGGCCTGCCTCAGGACGACTCCGCCTGGCGCGACACCATCAACTTCACCATCCAGGACATCTGGAAGGACGGCACCTACCTGAAGATCTACGACAAGTGGTTCGGCGCGAACTCCCAGTACCCGTTCCCGCTGACCTCCAAGATCGAAATGTGGCCGTAG